One uncultured Caproiciproducens sp. DNA segment encodes these proteins:
- a CDS encoding recombinase family protein produces MKQSNNKKHNMDTAALYCRLSRDDNLDCESNSITNQKAILKKVAKEKGYEDIQFFVDDGISGTTLDRPGFQQMIKAIEAGYLSAVLVKDLSRLGRDYLKVGYYTEEFFPAHDVRLIAVSDGVDSDVGDNEFTPFRNIMNEWYAKDISKKRRIVNKLKGNSGVPLSPPPYGYMKDPDNVKRWIVDEEAAVVVRRIYQMALDGYGLSETAATLAQDGVLNPTSYWQSKGINRGGTKSSVLPTQWGHTTIRKILTLQEYCGDVINFKTYSKSYKMKKRIANDEENRVAFLNANEAVIDRETWEKVQNMRCGTRRKKPTVSGERSIFSGLLKCPECGGNLNYHFNQGNHDIKFFSCCNHNTGYRKCTSTHYIRLEFLEQVVLQEIRRLTQFANEYEDDFVKEIIGHSAKTAAFERSLRQKELDSLLARDKELDTLFERLYEDNVSGKINDERFAKMSKKYEQEQGESVAKVKALKSELRKAGGQLMTADNFLETIRRYTETRELSQRMVTELIDHIDVYHAEKVGGQTIQRITIFYNCIGAFTVPERESIPEADVRLKTRKGVALSYSQAKAG; encoded by the coding sequence TTGAAACAGTCAAACAATAAAAAACACAATATGGATACCGCCGCTCTGTACTGCCGTTTGAGCCGCGACGATAATCTTGATTGCGAATCCAACAGCATTACGAACCAGAAAGCCATTCTGAAAAAAGTGGCAAAGGAAAAAGGGTACGAGGATATTCAGTTTTTCGTTGATGATGGAATAAGCGGAACGACCCTTGACCGCCCCGGATTCCAGCAAATGATAAAAGCGATTGAAGCGGGCTATCTCTCGGCTGTCCTTGTGAAAGACCTTTCCCGTCTCGGACGCGATTATCTAAAAGTCGGCTATTATACCGAAGAATTTTTTCCCGCCCACGATGTACGGCTGATTGCCGTTTCGGACGGTGTGGACAGCGACGTGGGCGACAATGAATTTACCCCGTTCCGCAATATCATGAATGAATGGTACGCGAAGGATATTTCCAAAAAGCGCCGCATCGTCAATAAACTCAAGGGCAATTCCGGCGTTCCGCTTTCGCCCCCGCCCTATGGGTATATGAAAGACCCGGACAATGTGAAACGCTGGATTGTGGACGAGGAAGCAGCCGTTGTCGTTCGCCGTATCTATCAGATGGCGCTTGACGGATACGGCCTTTCCGAAACCGCCGCCACGCTGGCACAGGACGGCGTTCTCAATCCCACGTCCTATTGGCAAAGCAAAGGAATCAATCGTGGCGGGACAAAAAGCTCTGTTTTGCCCACGCAATGGGGGCATACCACCATCAGAAAAATTCTGACCTTGCAGGAGTATTGCGGTGACGTGATTAACTTTAAGACATATTCCAAGTCGTACAAGATGAAAAAGCGTATTGCCAACGACGAGGAAAACCGCGTTGCGTTCCTCAACGCCAACGAAGCCGTCATTGACCGCGAAACGTGGGAGAAAGTTCAAAATATGCGCTGTGGCACCCGCCGAAAAAAGCCGACGGTCAGCGGCGAACGGAGTATCTTCTCGGGATTGCTAAAATGCCCTGAATGCGGCGGTAATCTCAACTATCATTTCAATCAGGGGAACCATGACATCAAATTTTTTAGCTGTTGCAACCATAACACCGGATACAGAAAATGCACATCCACCCATTACATTCGTCTGGAATTCTTGGAACAGGTAGTATTGCAGGAAATACGCCGTCTCACACAGTTTGCAAACGAGTATGAAGATGATTTTGTTAAGGAGATCATCGGCCACTCGGCAAAAACGGCGGCGTTTGAACGGTCACTGAGGCAAAAGGAGCTTGACAGTCTGCTGGCGCGGGATAAGGAACTGGACACGCTTTTTGAACGGTTATATGAGGACAACGTATCCGGGAAGATCAACGACGAGCGGTTTGCCAAAATGTCTAAAAAGTACGAACAGGAGCAGGGCGAAAGCGTTGCCAAAGTCAAGGCGCTCAAATCGGAGTTGCGGAAAGCGGGCGGGCAGCTCATGACCGCCGACAATTTCTTGGAAACCATTCGCCGGTACACAGAAACTCGGGAGCTTTCACAGCGGATGGTGACAGAGTTGATCGACCACATCGACGTGTATCACGCCGAAAAGGTCGGAGGACAGACCATTCAGCGGATTACCATTTTTTACAACTGCATCGGAGCCTTTACCGTGCCGGAGCGCGAGAGCATCCCGGAAGCGGATGTACGCTTAAAAACGAGAAAAGGAGTAGCACTAAGCTACTCCCAAGCAAAAGCCGGATAA
- a CDS encoding polymer-forming cytoskeletal protein — MMEAVRKNDNSRFLSILRRIWDGPDYDAVEDVSSIQFSKAPIMEYGPIKNVAEFKLEVKDDEPIEPQFAAPKPIEAGRPEFQPIKPDFQSQKPIELPTANDFNSTKQTTVISKGTVITGDIKSEGNLEVYGAVTGGIMATGNIKINGKQIGDIQGSSITLSSCTVRGNITATEDMNIDSDSVIIGDIRTKNLMINGRLQGNIQAKNSITCQSNAIVIGDLKAATVTVNNGAKLQGKLEIFNGQLGEIKIQDEDKNVRPAE; from the coding sequence ATGATGGAAGCAGTTAGAAAAAATGATAATAGTAGGTTTTTAAGCATTTTGAGAAGAATCTGGGACGGCCCGGATTATGATGCGGTGGAAGATGTTTCCAGCATACAGTTCAGTAAGGCACCAATCATGGAGTACGGCCCTATCAAGAATGTTGCGGAGTTTAAACTTGAGGTAAAAGACGACGAGCCGATCGAACCGCAATTCGCCGCGCCTAAACCCATTGAAGCAGGCAGGCCTGAATTTCAGCCGATTAAACCCGATTTTCAGTCTCAAAAGCCGATTGAGCTTCCTACCGCCAATGACTTCAATTCTACTAAGCAGACCACAGTGATATCGAAAGGTACCGTTATTACCGGTGATATAAAATCCGAAGGGAATCTTGAGGTGTACGGAGCGGTAACGGGCGGTATTATGGCGACCGGCAATATTAAAATCAACGGGAAGCAGATAGGTGACATTCAGGGCTCAAGCATCACTCTTTCTTCCTGTACGGTTCGCGGAAATATAACTGCAACTGAGGATATGAATATTGACAGCGATTCTGTTATTATCGGCGATATTAGGACTAAGAATCTGATGATTAACGGAAGGCTACAGGGAAATATCCAAGCGAAAAACAGCATAACCTGCCAGAGCAATGCAATTGTTATCGGCGATTTGAAAGCGGCCACGGTTACCGTGAACAACGGCGCGAAGCTGCAGGGCAAGCTTGAGATCTTCAATGGTCAGTTGGGTGAGATTAAGATTCAGGATGAAGATAAAAACGTTCGTCCTGCCGAGTAA
- a CDS encoding branched-chain amino acid ABC transporter permease: MTLELFLQNLANGIAVGSLYALIAIGYTMVYGILRLINFAHGDIFMMAAYFTFFGVAVFHLPWYFACIFVIVLTAGLGMLIERVAYRPLRDAPKDSILVSAIGVSFLLENLATYLFSGKPKAFPDFLGLMTTVTFGTVSIQKVALVVPFVLIVCITILLFVINKTKFGMAMRAVSKDYEIARVMGININLVIAATFGIGSSLAAVGVILWGMKYPQVSPLMGVMPGLKCFIAAVIGGIGNIKGAVLGGFILGLIEVMLVAFFQPLTGYRDAFAFILLILILLVKPTGLIGEKTTEKV, translated from the coding sequence ATGACGCTTGAACTGTTTTTACAAAATCTGGCAAACGGGATCGCGGTGGGAAGCCTCTACGCATTGATCGCAATCGGCTATACAATGGTTTACGGTATTCTCCGTCTCATCAACTTTGCCCATGGCGATATTTTCATGATGGCAGCCTACTTTACTTTTTTCGGTGTTGCGGTCTTTCACCTGCCGTGGTATTTCGCGTGTATTTTTGTTATTGTGCTGACCGCAGGGTTAGGCATGCTGATTGAAAGGGTGGCCTATCGCCCCTTACGTGACGCGCCGAAGGATTCCATCCTGGTTTCCGCAATCGGCGTTTCCTTCCTGCTGGAGAATCTTGCCACTTATCTGTTCAGCGGCAAGCCAAAGGCTTTCCCTGATTTTTTAGGTTTGATGACAACCGTGACCTTTGGTACGGTTTCCATTCAAAAGGTGGCACTTGTCGTACCTTTTGTTCTGATTGTCTGTATCACGATCCTGTTATTTGTCATCAATAAGACAAAATTCGGGATGGCGATGCGCGCCGTATCAAAGGACTACGAAATCGCCCGTGTAATGGGCATCAACATCAATCTGGTCATTGCCGCCACTTTTGGAATCGGCTCCAGTCTGGCAGCTGTCGGCGTGATTCTGTGGGGAATGAAATACCCTCAGGTTTCTCCGCTGATGGGCGTCATGCCCGGACTGAAATGCTTTATTGCCGCAGTCATCGGCGGTATCGGAAATATTAAGGGTGCTGTTCTGGGCGGTTTTATTCTGGGCCTGATTGAGGTTATGCTGGTCGCGTTCTTCCAGCCGCTGACTGGCTACCGTGACGCTTTCGCCTTTATCCTCTTGATTTTGATTCTGTTGGTTAAACCCACCGGTTTAATCGGAGAAAAAACAACGGAGAAGGTGTAA
- a CDS encoding branched-chain amino acid ABC transporter permease: MNKTKKRNIICTAILAVIVIALINFANNNLDAYVVRILNLCAIYTIIGLSMNLINGFTGLFSLGQAGFMAIGAYTVAIFTLPLDMRSTVYYMEPMNGAIANIHLEFVPALLLGGVFAAVAAFLIGAPVLRLRGDYLAIATLGFSEIIRILLTNWQSVTNGALGINKIPDNANSMWWSFGVSIIVLILTALLISSSYGRAFKAIREDDIAAEAMGISLFKHKVMSFVVGGFFAGVGGGLYASLLGTVDPKQFYFTLTYNFLLIIVLGGMGSISGTVIASFIVTCGLELLRSFDEPLTIAGYEMSLFRPGFSMVIFSVLLMVIVLFYSKGLMGRTELTWDRLFSFIAKIKAKLSPKSTEGGSTK, encoded by the coding sequence ATGAATAAAACTAAAAAGCGCAACATCATCTGCACCGCAATTCTGGCGGTCATTGTAATCGCACTGATTAATTTTGCAAACAATAATTTAGATGCTTACGTAGTAAGAATTTTAAATCTGTGTGCAATCTACACCATCATTGGTCTTTCAATGAACCTGATCAACGGCTTTACCGGCCTGTTCTCACTTGGCCAGGCCGGCTTTATGGCCATCGGCGCATACACGGTGGCAATCTTTACGCTGCCGCTGGATATGCGATCCACTGTTTACTATATGGAACCGATGAACGGAGCAATTGCGAATATTCACCTTGAATTCGTTCCCGCACTTCTTTTGGGCGGTGTATTTGCGGCAGTCGCGGCCTTCTTAATCGGAGCGCCGGTTCTGCGGCTTCGGGGTGACTATTTGGCAATCGCTACGCTCGGTTTCTCCGAGATTATCCGGATTCTGCTCACGAACTGGCAAAGCGTAACAAATGGAGCGCTCGGAATTAATAAAATACCGGACAATGCAAACAGCATGTGGTGGTCGTTCGGCGTTTCTATTATCGTTTTGATTTTAACGGCGCTTCTTATCAGTTCCAGTTACGGACGGGCGTTTAAAGCCATCCGTGAGGATGATATTGCGGCTGAAGCAATGGGTATCAGTCTGTTCAAGCATAAGGTCATGTCCTTTGTTGTCGGCGGTTTCTTTGCCGGCGTCGGCGGGGGCCTGTACGCTTCCCTGCTTGGCACAGTTGACCCCAAGCAGTTCTATTTCACACTCACTTACAATTTCCTGCTGATTATCGTTTTGGGCGGCATGGGCAGCATCAGCGGCACTGTCATCGCTTCCTTTATTGTGACGTGCGGCCTGGAGCTTCTCCGCTCTTTTGATGAGCCGCTGACCATTGCGGGCTATGAAATGTCGCTGTTCCGTCCCGGCTTCAGCATGGTGATTTTCTCTGTACTTCTAATGGTGATCGTACTGTTCTACAGTAAAGGTCTGATGGGCAGAACCGAGCTGACCTGGGACAGATTATTCAGCTTTATTGCTAAAATCAAGGCAAAGCTATCCCCGAAAAGCACAGAGGGGGGCAGCACGAAATGA
- a CDS encoding ABC transporter ATP-binding protein, with amino-acid sequence MTVENINETIDKNVVLRTENMTMQFGGVVAVDNLHLTIREHQIVALIGPNGAGKTTAFNMITGVYTPSSGKIFLRGEDITGVSPDKITRKGVARTFQNIRLFKDLSVFDNIIIAKHFSMKSNIFSATLRLPGAVRAEKRMREESEELLERMGLADVKNAVASSLPYGQQRRLEIARALATKPELLLLDEPAAGMNPQETEDLTASIKQIQQDFDLTVFLIEHHMDLVMEISDRIYVLDFGQTIGKGSPAEIQNNKRVVEAYLGVEDDAEN; translated from the coding sequence ATGACCGTAGAAAACATCAACGAAACAATTGATAAAAACGTCGTACTGAGAACCGAAAATATGACAATGCAGTTCGGAGGCGTCGTCGCTGTTGACAATTTGCATCTGACCATCCGTGAACATCAGATTGTCGCATTGATTGGTCCGAACGGCGCGGGCAAGACGACAGCATTCAATATGATTACCGGTGTATACACCCCTTCAAGCGGCAAGATATTTTTACGCGGCGAAGATATCACAGGCGTGAGCCCGGACAAAATTACCCGCAAAGGAGTGGCGCGTACCTTCCAGAACATACGCCTCTTTAAGGACTTATCTGTATTCGATAATATCATTATTGCAAAGCACTTTTCCATGAAGAGTAACATTTTCAGCGCCACACTTCGTCTACCGGGCGCAGTGCGGGCCGAAAAAAGGATGCGTGAGGAAAGCGAGGAGCTCCTTGAAAGAATGGGTCTGGCGGATGTTAAAAACGCCGTTGCGAGCTCTCTTCCCTACGGACAGCAGCGCCGACTTGAAATTGCGCGCGCACTTGCGACAAAACCGGAGCTTCTTCTTCTTGATGAACCTGCCGCAGGCATGAATCCGCAGGAAACAGAAGATTTAACCGCTTCCATTAAACAAATTCAGCAGGATTTTGACTTGACGGTTTTCCTGATTGAACACCATATGGATCTTGTAATGGAAATATCCGACCGGATTTATGTACTGGACTTCGGTCAGACAATCGGCAAGGGCTCACCCGCCGAAATACAAAATAACAAGCGTGTGGTAGAGGCTTATCTGGGGGTGGAAGACGATGCTGAAAATTGA
- a CDS encoding ABC transporter ATP-binding protein, with product MLKIENLFVSYGGIEAVKGISFEVPDKSIVTLIGANGAGKSTTLRAVVGLVKPQSGKIVYNDNDITGKPSEEIVKHRITLVPEGRRIFPNLTVYENLKIGAYMRKDDYSEDVKWVYDLFPRLKERSWQLSGTLSGGEQQMLAVGRALMSKPELIMMDEPSLGLAPLVVKGIFEIIKEINKLGVTILLIEQNANLALRVADQGHVLETGRIKLSGKGHELLENAEVKAAYLGNKKREVPAQ from the coding sequence ATGCTGAAAATTGAGAATTTATTTGTATCCTACGGCGGTATTGAAGCCGTAAAAGGAATATCTTTTGAGGTACCGGATAAAAGTATTGTTACGCTGATCGGCGCGAACGGCGCGGGCAAAAGCACTACTCTGCGCGCCGTGGTCGGTCTTGTCAAACCCCAGAGCGGTAAAATTGTTTATAATGATAATGACATTACCGGAAAGCCGTCTGAGGAAATCGTAAAACATAGGATTACGCTTGTTCCGGAAGGCCGCCGTATTTTCCCAAATCTAACCGTGTATGAGAACTTAAAAATAGGCGCCTACATGAGAAAAGACGATTATTCCGAGGATGTTAAATGGGTTTACGACCTTTTCCCCCGCCTAAAAGAGCGTTCCTGGCAGCTTTCCGGAACATTGTCCGGCGGTGAACAGCAGATGCTCGCTGTGGGACGCGCTTTGATGAGCAAGCCTGAACTGATTATGATGGATGAGCCGTCACTTGGCCTCGCCCCTCTTGTAGTAAAGGGTATTTTTGAAATTATTAAAGAGATCAATAAATTGGGTGTTACAATTTTGCTCATTGAGCAGAACGCTAATCTTGCGCTGCGTGTTGCGGATCAGGGGCATGTCCTTGAGACGGGACGCATTAAGCTTTCCGGCAAAGGGCATGAACTTCTTGAAAATGCTGAAGTGAAAGCCGCCTATCTGGGCAACAAAAAACGTGAGGTACCGGCTCAATAA
- a CDS encoding NYN domain-containing protein, with protein MPKDNRLAVLIDADNVSEKYIKYILDEVSNDGVATYKRIYGDWTKPALGTWKNVLLEFSITPIQQYGYTTGKNATDSAMIIDAMDILYSGNVEGFCIVSSDSDFTRLAVRLRESGMNVVGMGEKKTPPPFISACNKFRYLEVLAQDAVPNNLPPEGETEIVAPEMTPLETIKSAVQTIVQEISDDDGRAFVGEIGNMLVRRYPDFDVRNYGFKKLTPLIQSLKVFDILSERNSDGYNRLVYVKEKSISVPQNIVGKNPINKVRKV; from the coding sequence ATGCCGAAAGATAACCGACTTGCAGTATTAATCGATGCGGATAATGTATCCGAAAAATATATTAAATACATTTTGGATGAAGTTTCCAATGACGGTGTGGCAACTTACAAACGAATTTACGGCGACTGGACGAAACCTGCGCTTGGCACATGGAAGAATGTCCTGCTGGAGTTCTCCATTACGCCCATCCAGCAATACGGCTACACTACAGGAAAAAATGCTACGGATTCTGCGATGATTATTGATGCGATGGACATCCTGTATTCCGGCAATGTAGAGGGATTTTGTATCGTGTCCAGTGACAGCGACTTCACGCGCCTGGCTGTGCGTCTGCGCGAATCCGGAATGAATGTGGTTGGCATGGGTGAAAAAAAGACGCCGCCCCCGTTTATTTCAGCATGTAATAAGTTTCGTTATTTAGAGGTTTTGGCACAGGATGCAGTGCCGAATAATTTACCGCCGGAGGGGGAAACGGAAATTGTCGCGCCCGAAATGACTCCGCTTGAAACGATTAAAAGCGCTGTGCAGACGATTGTTCAGGAGATATCCGATGATGACGGCAGGGCGTTCGTCGGTGAGATCGGCAATATGCTGGTTCGGCGTTATCCCGATTTTGATGTCAGAAACTATGGCTTTAAAAAGCTGACTCCGCTGATTCAGTCGTTGAAAGTGTTCGATATTTTATCTGAAAGGAACAGCGACGGATACAACAGGCTGGTTTATGTAAAAGAGAAAAGCATTTCGGTACCGCAAAACATTGTCGGGAAAAACCCCATCAATAAAGTACGAAAAGTTTGA
- a CDS encoding aspartate kinase, whose product MSLIVQKFGGSSVANAERVYNVADIVTKTYSQGNDIVVVVSAQGDTTDDLIAKAKEINQCASKREMDMLLTSGEQISASLLAMAIEKLGYPVVSLLGWQAGFYTSSAYGSARIKRIVPDRIKKELDKRNIVIVTGFQGINRYNDMTTLGRGGSDTSAVAIAAVMNADLCQIFTDVEGVFTADPRKVKNARKLAYISYDEMLELATLGAQVLNNRSVEMAKKYGIQLEVLSSMTRKPGTIVKEATKVEKMLISGIAKDEDVARISIIGVPDRPGLAFKIFSKLSAKNINVDIILQSVGRNGTKDISFTVSQAHLKETIDILNPYVELIGATSVVYDENVAKVSIVGAGMETHPGTAAQMFEALFEANVNIQMIATSEIKISVLIDRSDADKAVTAVHNKFFSEAMDA is encoded by the coding sequence ATGAGTCTTATAGTCCAGAAGTTCGGCGGCAGTTCCGTAGCCAATGCCGAACGCGTTTATAATGTCGCTGATATTGTCACAAAAACCTATTCTCAGGGTAATGATATTGTTGTTGTTGTGTCCGCACAGGGTGATACGACAGACGACTTAATCGCAAAGGCAAAAGAAATTAATCAGTGTGCCTCAAAAAGAGAAATGGATATGCTTCTTACTTCCGGTGAACAGATTTCCGCCTCTCTTTTGGCTATGGCGATTGAAAAACTTGGTTATCCGGTGGTTTCCCTTCTGGGCTGGCAGGCTGGATTTTATACCAGCTCGGCCTATGGCAGCGCCCGAATTAAGCGTATTGTGCCGGATCGTATTAAGAAAGAACTTGATAAAAGAAATATTGTTATTGTTACTGGATTTCAGGGAATTAACCGTTACAACGATATGACGACGCTGGGCCGGGGCGGTTCAGACACCAGCGCGGTGGCCATCGCGGCGGTGATGAACGCAGACTTGTGTCAGATTTTTACGGATGTGGAAGGTGTTTTTACAGCCGATCCGCGTAAAGTAAAAAATGCAAGAAAGCTGGCCTACATTTCCTATGATGAAATGCTTGAACTCGCGACGTTGGGCGCGCAGGTACTCAATAACCGTTCTGTTGAAATGGCAAAAAAGTATGGTATTCAGCTTGAAGTCCTTTCCAGCATGACAAGAAAACCGGGCACAATTGTTAAGGAGGCAACAAAAGTGGAAAAAATGCTTATCAGCGGTATTGCAAAAGACGAGGATGTCGCCCGCATTTCGATTATCGGCGTGCCCGACAGACCGGGCCTTGCTTTTAAAATCTTCTCAAAGCTTTCCGCAAAAAATATTAATGTTGATATCATCCTTCAGTCTGTGGGAAGAAACGGAACGAAGGATATCAGCTTTACAGTCAGTCAGGCGCATCTGAAAGAAACCATTGACATTTTGAATCCTTACGTGGAACTGATCGGTGCGACAAGTGTGGTATACGATGAGAATGTTGCCAAAGTCTCCATTGTGGGCGCTGGAATGGAAACTCATCCCGGTACGGCTGCGCAAATGTTTGAAGCTCTGTTTGAAGCAAATGTCAACATTCAGATGATTGCTACCAGTGAGATTAAGATTTCAGTTTTAATTGACCGTTCCGACGCCGACAAGGCTGTCACGGCGGTGCATAACAAGTTCTTCAGCGAGGCGATGGATGCTTAA
- the thrB gene encoding homoserine kinase, producing the protein MIRIQVPATSANLGSGFDSLGIALNLYNQVWMEESDTIDISCKDDIQVPTDDSNLIFWAAKQVYEKCGRKLPGLKIVQLNNIPMARGLGSSSACIVAGILGANRLLGGPLSAQELINLAAEIEGHPDNTTPAIEGGLAASAMEAGRVYSVSVPVSEKIRFALFVPPFELKTEKARSVLPKEYSRSDAVYNLSRSALMAASLFSGKLENLRVAVQDKIHQPYRASLIEHLDDVFRLSYELGSLGTYVSGAGPTIISMIDAADTDIFAKYAANHLEEKGITGWQIKVLNTDSDGAQISIE; encoded by the coding sequence ATGATAAGAATTCAAGTGCCGGCGACCAGTGCGAACCTCGGTTCCGGCTTTGACTCACTCGGAATCGCGTTGAATCTGTATAATCAGGTGTGGATGGAAGAATCCGATACCATTGATATTTCCTGTAAGGACGATATTCAGGTGCCGACCGATGACAGTAATTTGATTTTTTGGGCTGCAAAGCAGGTCTACGAAAAATGCGGCCGCAAACTGCCCGGATTAAAAATTGTTCAGCTGAACAATATACCAATGGCACGCGGTTTGGGAAGCAGCTCAGCCTGTATTGTTGCCGGAATTTTGGGCGCAAACCGCCTTTTGGGCGGCCCGCTATCCGCTCAGGAATTGATTAACCTCGCCGCTGAAATTGAAGGGCATCCGGACAACACCACGCCTGCCATTGAAGGAGGACTTGCCGCTTCCGCGATGGAGGCGGGCAGAGTTTACAGTGTCAGTGTTCCCGTTTCCGAAAAAATACGTTTTGCCCTGTTTGTTCCGCCTTTTGAACTGAAAACCGAAAAAGCACGTTCCGTGCTTCCAAAGGAATATTCTAGAAGCGACGCCGTTTACAATCTTTCAAGATCGGCGCTGATGGCTGCTTCGCTTTTTTCAGGAAAACTTGAGAACCTGCGCGTAGCGGTACAGGATAAAATTCATCAGCCTTACAGGGCAAGCCTGATTGAGCATTTGGATGACGTGTTCCGTCTCAGTTATGAACTCGGTTCGCTCGGAACCTATGTTAGCGGAGCCGGACCGACCATTATTTCCATGATTGATGCAGCCGATACGGATATTTTTGCTAAATATGCAGCAAATCATCTGGAAGAAAAGGGTATTACCGGCTGGCAGATAAAAGTTTTAAACACTGATTCAGACGGAGCGCAGATATCAATTGAATAA
- a CDS encoding homoserine dehydrogenase, with the protein MVEIAVMGYGVVGSGVVEVLTNHAENIAKRAKEQINIKYILDLREFPGSPFESKFTNSFDKILNDPEIKIVVEVMGGLKPAFEYVKRCLEAGKSVVTSNKELVATKGAELLKIAQKNNLNFLFEASVGGGIPIIRPISQCLAANDVVEIAGILNGTTNFILTKMIREQMTFDDTLALAQKLGYAERNPAADVEGFDACRKICILASLAYGKHVYPEQVHTEGITKITLADVEYATAWGGVVKLIGQVKMMGDEKLQIIVCPMFISRDSQLANVDDVFNGIMVRGDSTGDVVFYGKGAGKLPTASAVVADVIDCVKHFKARKYLYWEDGSKDYVEDYLLNDVAMFVRAKTDNEDLAFKNINQIFGGVSRLSRKKAGSGEIAFVTDVMQEKAIAAKLAELDTLGVDVKNTIRIGDL; encoded by the coding sequence ATGGTAGAAATAGCTGTAATGGGATATGGCGTAGTCGGCTCCGGCGTGGTGGAGGTTTTGACCAACCATGCAGAAAATATTGCTAAACGTGCGAAAGAGCAAATTAATATTAAATATATACTAGATTTGCGTGAATTCCCCGGTAGCCCGTTTGAAAGTAAATTCACAAATTCATTTGATAAAATACTGAACGACCCCGAGATTAAAATTGTGGTGGAAGTGATGGGCGGTTTAAAACCGGCCTTTGAGTATGTAAAACGCTGCCTCGAAGCTGGCAAAAGTGTGGTTACCTCCAATAAAGAACTGGTTGCTACGAAGGGTGCCGAGCTGTTGAAAATCGCGCAAAAAAATAATCTGAATTTTTTGTTTGAAGCGAGTGTCGGCGGAGGAATCCCAATTATCCGCCCAATCAGCCAATGCCTTGCGGCGAATGATGTGGTTGAAATTGCAGGAATTTTAAATGGTACGACCAACTTTATTTTGACGAAGATGATTCGCGAACAAATGACTTTTGATGATACTCTGGCGCTTGCGCAAAAGCTGGGTTATGCGGAACGGAATCCCGCCGCGGATGTTGAAGGCTTTGACGCATGCCGAAAAATATGTATTCTAGCCTCTCTGGCATACGGCAAACATGTTTATCCGGAACAGGTGCACACCGAGGGAATTACCAAAATAACTCTGGCAGATGTGGAATATGCGACCGCGTGGGGCGGTGTTGTGAAGCTGATTGGTCAGGTGAAAATGATGGGGGACGAAAAGCTTCAGATTATTGTGTGCCCAATGTTTATTTCGCGCGACAGTCAGCTTGCCAATGTTGACGATGTATTTAATGGCATTATGGTGCGCGGAGATTCGACAGGCGATGTGGTTTTTTACGGAAAAGGTGCGGGAAAGCTTCCGACCGCAAGCGCGGTTGTCGCTGATGTTATTGACTGTGTCAAGCATTTTAAAGCAAGGAAATATCTTTATTGGGAAGATGGATCAAAAGATTACGTAGAGGACTATCTTCTGAATGATGTGGCCATGTTTGTTCGCGCAAAAACGGACAATGAAGATCTTGCATTTAAAAACATTAATCAAATCTTCGGCGGCGTGAGCCGGCTTTCACGCAAAAAAGCCGGTAGCGGTGAAATTGCTTTTGTAACCGATGTCATGCAGGAAAAAGCAATTGCCGCAAAACTGGCTGAGCTGGATACACTTGGTGTGGATGTGAAGAATACAATCCGCATAGGAGACCTGTAA